The following coding sequences are from one Vulpes vulpes isolate BD-2025 chromosome 12, VulVul3, whole genome shotgun sequence window:
- the ST3GAL4 gene encoding CMP-N-acetylneuraminate-beta-galactosamide-alpha-2,3-sialyltransferase 4 isoform X5, producing MISKSRWKLLAMLALVLVVMVWYSISREDSFYFPIPEKKEPCFQGEAERKASKLFGNYSRDQPIFLQLKDYFWVKTPSAYELPYGTKGSEDLLLRVLAITSYSIPESIQSLKCRRCVVVGNGHRLRNSSLGDAINKYDVVIRLNNAPVAGYEGDVGSKTTMRLFYPESAHFNPKVENNPDTLLVLVAFKAMDFHWIETILSDKKRVRKGFWKQPPLIWDVNPRQIRILNPFFMEIAADKLLSLPMKQPRKIKQKPTTGLLAITLALHLCDLVHIAGFGYPDAHNRKQTIHYYEQITLKSMAGSGHNVSQEALAIKRMLEIGAVKNLTFF from the exons ATGATCAGCAAGTCCC GCTGGAAGCTCCTGGCCATGTTGGCTCTGGTCCTGGTCGTCATGGTGTGGTATTCCATCTCCCGAGAAGACAG tttttattttcccatcCCAGAGAAGAAGGAACCGTGCTTCCAAggtgaagcagagagaaaggccTCTAAGCTCTTTGGCAA CTACTCCCGAGATCAGCCCATCTTCCTGCAGCTGAAGGATTATTTCTGGGTCAAGACACCGTCTGCCTACGAGCTGCCCTATGGGACCAAGGGGAGCG AAGACCTGCTCCTCCGGGTTCTAGCCATCACCAGCTACTCCATTCCAGAGAGCATCCAGAG TCTCAAGTGTCGCCGCTGCGTGGTGGTGGGCAACGGGCATCGGCTGCGCAACAGCTCGCTGGGAGATGCCATCAACAAGTACGACGTGGTCATCAG ACTGAACAACGCCCCCGTGGCTGGCTACGAGGGTGATGTGGGCTCGAAGACCACCATGCGTCTCTTCTACCCGGAGTCAGCCCACTTCAACCCCAAAGTGGAGAACAACCCAGACACACTCCTCGTCCTGGTGGCCTTCAAGGCAATGGACTTCCACTGGATTGAGACCATCCTGAGTGATAAGAAGAGG GTACGAAAGGGCTTCTGGAAGCAGCCTCCCCTCATCTGGGATGTCAACCCCCGGCAGATTCGGATTCTCAACCCTTTCTTTATGGAGATTGCAGCTGACAAACTGCTGAGCCTGCCAATGAAACAGCCACGCAAGATTAAGCAG AAGCCCACCACGGGCCTGCTGGCCATCACGCTGGCTCTCCACCTCTGCGACCTGGTGCACATCGCCGGCTTTGGCTACCCGGACGCCCACAACAGGAAGCAGACCATTCACTACTATGAACAGATCACGCTCAAGTCCATGGCG GGGTCAGGCCACAACGTCTCCCAGGAGGCCCTGGCCATCAAGCGGATGCTGGAGATCGGAGCAGTCAAGAACCTCACGTTCTTCTGA
- the ST3GAL4 gene encoding CMP-N-acetylneuraminate-beta-galactosamide-alpha-2,3-sialyltransferase 4 isoform X2 → MISKSPPLCMRPAGWKLLAMLALVLVVMVWYSISREDRYIELFYFPIPEKKEPCFQGEAERKASKLFGNYSRDQPIFLQLKDYFWVKTPSAYELPYGTKGSEDLLLRVLAITSYSIPESIQSLKCRRCVVVGNGHRLRNSSLGDAINKYDVVIRLNNAPVAGYEGDVGSKTTMRLFYPESAHFNPKVENNPDTLLVLVAFKAMDFHWIETILSDKKRVRKGFWKQPPLIWDVNPRQIRILNPFFMEIAADKLLSLPMKQPRKIKQKPTTGLLAITLALHLCDLVHIAGFGYPDAHNRKQTIHYYEQITLKSMAGSGHNVSQEALAIKRMLEIGAVKNLTFF, encoded by the exons ATGATCAGCAAGTCCC ctCCTCTGTGCATGCGCCCTGCAGGCTGGAAGCTCCTGGCCATGTTGGCTCTGGTCCTGGTCGTCATGGTGTGGTATTCCATCTCCCGAGAAGACAGGTACATTGAGCT tttttattttcccatcCCAGAGAAGAAGGAACCGTGCTTCCAAggtgaagcagagagaaaggccTCTAAGCTCTTTGGCAA CTACTCCCGAGATCAGCCCATCTTCCTGCAGCTGAAGGATTATTTCTGGGTCAAGACACCGTCTGCCTACGAGCTGCCCTATGGGACCAAGGGGAGCG AAGACCTGCTCCTCCGGGTTCTAGCCATCACCAGCTACTCCATTCCAGAGAGCATCCAGAG TCTCAAGTGTCGCCGCTGCGTGGTGGTGGGCAACGGGCATCGGCTGCGCAACAGCTCGCTGGGAGATGCCATCAACAAGTACGACGTGGTCATCAG ACTGAACAACGCCCCCGTGGCTGGCTACGAGGGTGATGTGGGCTCGAAGACCACCATGCGTCTCTTCTACCCGGAGTCAGCCCACTTCAACCCCAAAGTGGAGAACAACCCAGACACACTCCTCGTCCTGGTGGCCTTCAAGGCAATGGACTTCCACTGGATTGAGACCATCCTGAGTGATAAGAAGAGG GTACGAAAGGGCTTCTGGAAGCAGCCTCCCCTCATCTGGGATGTCAACCCCCGGCAGATTCGGATTCTCAACCCTTTCTTTATGGAGATTGCAGCTGACAAACTGCTGAGCCTGCCAATGAAACAGCCACGCAAGATTAAGCAG AAGCCCACCACGGGCCTGCTGGCCATCACGCTGGCTCTCCACCTCTGCGACCTGGTGCACATCGCCGGCTTTGGCTACCCGGACGCCCACAACAGGAAGCAGACCATTCACTACTATGAACAGATCACGCTCAAGTCCATGGCG GGGTCAGGCCACAACGTCTCCCAGGAGGCCCTGGCCATCAAGCGGATGCTGGAGATCGGAGCAGTCAAGAACCTCACGTTCTTCTGA
- the ST3GAL4 gene encoding CMP-N-acetylneuraminate-beta-galactosamide-alpha-2,3-sialyltransferase 4 isoform X1, giving the protein MPEPKEVGSGARLGRLAPSLRNRNRAAFSRPKVARGSRDDSSPQEPCYPLRNMISKSPPLCMRPAGWKLLAMLALVLVVMVWYSISREDRYIELFYFPIPEKKEPCFQGEAERKASKLFGNYSRDQPIFLQLKDYFWVKTPSAYELPYGTKGSEDLLLRVLAITSYSIPESIQSLKCRRCVVVGNGHRLRNSSLGDAINKYDVVIRLNNAPVAGYEGDVGSKTTMRLFYPESAHFNPKVENNPDTLLVLVAFKAMDFHWIETILSDKKRVRKGFWKQPPLIWDVNPRQIRILNPFFMEIAADKLLSLPMKQPRKIKQKPTTGLLAITLALHLCDLVHIAGFGYPDAHNRKQTIHYYEQITLKSMAGSGHNVSQEALAIKRMLEIGAVKNLTFF; this is encoded by the exons GTGGCCCGAGGCAGCCGGGATGACAGCTCTCCCCAGGAACCCTGCTACCCTCTGAGAAACATGATCAGCAAGTCCC ctCCTCTGTGCATGCGCCCTGCAGGCTGGAAGCTCCTGGCCATGTTGGCTCTGGTCCTGGTCGTCATGGTGTGGTATTCCATCTCCCGAGAAGACAGGTACATTGAGCT tttttattttcccatcCCAGAGAAGAAGGAACCGTGCTTCCAAggtgaagcagagagaaaggccTCTAAGCTCTTTGGCAA CTACTCCCGAGATCAGCCCATCTTCCTGCAGCTGAAGGATTATTTCTGGGTCAAGACACCGTCTGCCTACGAGCTGCCCTATGGGACCAAGGGGAGCG AAGACCTGCTCCTCCGGGTTCTAGCCATCACCAGCTACTCCATTCCAGAGAGCATCCAGAG TCTCAAGTGTCGCCGCTGCGTGGTGGTGGGCAACGGGCATCGGCTGCGCAACAGCTCGCTGGGAGATGCCATCAACAAGTACGACGTGGTCATCAG ACTGAACAACGCCCCCGTGGCTGGCTACGAGGGTGATGTGGGCTCGAAGACCACCATGCGTCTCTTCTACCCGGAGTCAGCCCACTTCAACCCCAAAGTGGAGAACAACCCAGACACACTCCTCGTCCTGGTGGCCTTCAAGGCAATGGACTTCCACTGGATTGAGACCATCCTGAGTGATAAGAAGAGG GTACGAAAGGGCTTCTGGAAGCAGCCTCCCCTCATCTGGGATGTCAACCCCCGGCAGATTCGGATTCTCAACCCTTTCTTTATGGAGATTGCAGCTGACAAACTGCTGAGCCTGCCAATGAAACAGCCACGCAAGATTAAGCAG AAGCCCACCACGGGCCTGCTGGCCATCACGCTGGCTCTCCACCTCTGCGACCTGGTGCACATCGCCGGCTTTGGCTACCCGGACGCCCACAACAGGAAGCAGACCATTCACTACTATGAACAGATCACGCTCAAGTCCATGGCG GGGTCAGGCCACAACGTCTCCCAGGAGGCCCTGGCCATCAAGCGGATGCTGGAGATCGGAGCAGTCAAGAACCTCACGTTCTTCTGA
- the ST3GAL4 gene encoding CMP-N-acetylneuraminate-beta-galactosamide-alpha-2,3-sialyltransferase 4 isoform X4: MISKSRWKLLAMLALVLVVMVWYSISREDRYIELFYFPIPEKKEPCFQGEAERKASKLFGNYSRDQPIFLQLKDYFWVKTPSAYELPYGTKGSEDLLLRVLAITSYSIPESIQSLKCRRCVVVGNGHRLRNSSLGDAINKYDVVIRLNNAPVAGYEGDVGSKTTMRLFYPESAHFNPKVENNPDTLLVLVAFKAMDFHWIETILSDKKRVRKGFWKQPPLIWDVNPRQIRILNPFFMEIAADKLLSLPMKQPRKIKQKPTTGLLAITLALHLCDLVHIAGFGYPDAHNRKQTIHYYEQITLKSMAGSGHNVSQEALAIKRMLEIGAVKNLTFF, translated from the exons ATGATCAGCAAGTCCC GCTGGAAGCTCCTGGCCATGTTGGCTCTGGTCCTGGTCGTCATGGTGTGGTATTCCATCTCCCGAGAAGACAGGTACATTGAGCT tttttattttcccatcCCAGAGAAGAAGGAACCGTGCTTCCAAggtgaagcagagagaaaggccTCTAAGCTCTTTGGCAA CTACTCCCGAGATCAGCCCATCTTCCTGCAGCTGAAGGATTATTTCTGGGTCAAGACACCGTCTGCCTACGAGCTGCCCTATGGGACCAAGGGGAGCG AAGACCTGCTCCTCCGGGTTCTAGCCATCACCAGCTACTCCATTCCAGAGAGCATCCAGAG TCTCAAGTGTCGCCGCTGCGTGGTGGTGGGCAACGGGCATCGGCTGCGCAACAGCTCGCTGGGAGATGCCATCAACAAGTACGACGTGGTCATCAG ACTGAACAACGCCCCCGTGGCTGGCTACGAGGGTGATGTGGGCTCGAAGACCACCATGCGTCTCTTCTACCCGGAGTCAGCCCACTTCAACCCCAAAGTGGAGAACAACCCAGACACACTCCTCGTCCTGGTGGCCTTCAAGGCAATGGACTTCCACTGGATTGAGACCATCCTGAGTGATAAGAAGAGG GTACGAAAGGGCTTCTGGAAGCAGCCTCCCCTCATCTGGGATGTCAACCCCCGGCAGATTCGGATTCTCAACCCTTTCTTTATGGAGATTGCAGCTGACAAACTGCTGAGCCTGCCAATGAAACAGCCACGCAAGATTAAGCAG AAGCCCACCACGGGCCTGCTGGCCATCACGCTGGCTCTCCACCTCTGCGACCTGGTGCACATCGCCGGCTTTGGCTACCCGGACGCCCACAACAGGAAGCAGACCATTCACTACTATGAACAGATCACGCTCAAGTCCATGGCG GGGTCAGGCCACAACGTCTCCCAGGAGGCCCTGGCCATCAAGCGGATGCTGGAGATCGGAGCAGTCAAGAACCTCACGTTCTTCTGA
- the ST3GAL4 gene encoding CMP-N-acetylneuraminate-beta-galactosamide-alpha-2,3-sialyltransferase 4 isoform X3: protein MISKSPPLCMRPAGWKLLAMLALVLVVMVWYSISREDSFYFPIPEKKEPCFQGEAERKASKLFGNYSRDQPIFLQLKDYFWVKTPSAYELPYGTKGSEDLLLRVLAITSYSIPESIQSLKCRRCVVVGNGHRLRNSSLGDAINKYDVVIRLNNAPVAGYEGDVGSKTTMRLFYPESAHFNPKVENNPDTLLVLVAFKAMDFHWIETILSDKKRVRKGFWKQPPLIWDVNPRQIRILNPFFMEIAADKLLSLPMKQPRKIKQKPTTGLLAITLALHLCDLVHIAGFGYPDAHNRKQTIHYYEQITLKSMAGSGHNVSQEALAIKRMLEIGAVKNLTFF, encoded by the exons ATGATCAGCAAGTCCC ctCCTCTGTGCATGCGCCCTGCAGGCTGGAAGCTCCTGGCCATGTTGGCTCTGGTCCTGGTCGTCATGGTGTGGTATTCCATCTCCCGAGAAGACAG tttttattttcccatcCCAGAGAAGAAGGAACCGTGCTTCCAAggtgaagcagagagaaaggccTCTAAGCTCTTTGGCAA CTACTCCCGAGATCAGCCCATCTTCCTGCAGCTGAAGGATTATTTCTGGGTCAAGACACCGTCTGCCTACGAGCTGCCCTATGGGACCAAGGGGAGCG AAGACCTGCTCCTCCGGGTTCTAGCCATCACCAGCTACTCCATTCCAGAGAGCATCCAGAG TCTCAAGTGTCGCCGCTGCGTGGTGGTGGGCAACGGGCATCGGCTGCGCAACAGCTCGCTGGGAGATGCCATCAACAAGTACGACGTGGTCATCAG ACTGAACAACGCCCCCGTGGCTGGCTACGAGGGTGATGTGGGCTCGAAGACCACCATGCGTCTCTTCTACCCGGAGTCAGCCCACTTCAACCCCAAAGTGGAGAACAACCCAGACACACTCCTCGTCCTGGTGGCCTTCAAGGCAATGGACTTCCACTGGATTGAGACCATCCTGAGTGATAAGAAGAGG GTACGAAAGGGCTTCTGGAAGCAGCCTCCCCTCATCTGGGATGTCAACCCCCGGCAGATTCGGATTCTCAACCCTTTCTTTATGGAGATTGCAGCTGACAAACTGCTGAGCCTGCCAATGAAACAGCCACGCAAGATTAAGCAG AAGCCCACCACGGGCCTGCTGGCCATCACGCTGGCTCTCCACCTCTGCGACCTGGTGCACATCGCCGGCTTTGGCTACCCGGACGCCCACAACAGGAAGCAGACCATTCACTACTATGAACAGATCACGCTCAAGTCCATGGCG GGGTCAGGCCACAACGTCTCCCAGGAGGCCCTGGCCATCAAGCGGATGCTGGAGATCGGAGCAGTCAAGAACCTCACGTTCTTCTGA